In Elaeis guineensis isolate ETL-2024a chromosome 1, EG11, whole genome shotgun sequence, a genomic segment contains:
- the LOC105060485 gene encoding uncharacterized protein isoform X1 gives MTEAIGRNRLVRQVGDRMTKTRVQRSRITESARRFSRREEASPPPPAAEPSSPRPAVITEAQIAAIVRQMTVLTDAVKSLQQQPTARPMPSRSSRRRPRRSPSPPHERPQQCSHGEEEGRPWRDDRRSQRPSPSLLERARKEKRPRTPSASLSESSGDSTPEVSQHRRVDDYERRFEEIDRRLAQLQMDGQKSSNDVDFQTAQPLSRLVLDEPISSRFKMPHVEPYDGSTDPVDHLESYKALMTI, from the coding sequence atgacagaggcgattggccgcaacagattggtgcgTCAGGTAGGAGAcagaatgacaaagacaagagtccaacgatcgaggatcaccgaaTCGGCGAGGCGCttttcccgtcgggaagaggcctccccgccaccaccggcggcggagcccagctccccgcGCCCCGCGGTgatcacggaggcgcagatcgcggccatcgtacggcagatgaccgtactgacggacgcagtcaagagcctccagcaacaaccgacggcccgtccgatgccctccaggagcagccgtcgacgaccgcgccgatccccgtcgcctccgcacgagcgcccccaacagtgctcccacggagaagaggagggacggccatggcgcgacgaccgacggtcccagcggccctctccttccctgctggaacgggcaaggaaggagaaacgaccgcgcacgccgtcggcctccctctcggaatcttctggagactccactcctgaggtctcccagcatcgacgagtggacgactacgagcgccggttcgaggaaatcgaccgccggctcgcgcagttgcagatggacggccagaagtcttcgaatgacgtcgacttccagaccgcccaacctctctcccgactagtcctcgacgagccgatttccagtcggttcaagatgccacacgtggagccatacgacggctccaccgacccagtcgatcacctcgagagctataaagctctcatgacgatctag
- the LOC105060484 gene encoding E3 ubiquitin-protein ligase WAV3 — translation MGGGASRWKRAAKRIGFPCASFSIDPTPTRRPSKTISCSAVSVAGDKTGEKPEESGPTTMSDKSLCAICLEPLSSSSGGGGGGSDDGDESGGQAIFTAQCMHAFHFVCIASNVRHGSVTCPICRAHWSLLPRDLTIPASHNTDPIIRILDDSIATSRINRRSSIRTTRYDDDDPIDPDTITESTHPRLLFTLIPAPVPCTHGHGHGLHGHSPCRHLMSLHHQYHHFTSPSTSVVPPATSPCKQKRVYLSVKLSHQQATDLVLVASPNGPHLRLLKQSMALVVFSLRAVDRLAIVTNSAAATRAFPMRRMTSHGKRSALQVIDRLYYLGEADPDEGLRKGIRILEDRAYRNPLSCILHLSDSPTRANDLQVAIPIHRFHVGFGFGMSNGFVMHEFEEFLVRLLGGAVRETQVRIGGEGGVVRLGELRGGEERRIPLDLMGDCGFITVGYSFIEGGADERLKTGEVVVGIGEKSERSHGGCELGGRDLSIGGRRSSCVERWDYLDPFMARRWAKHLHGYKA, via the exons ATGGGGGGTGGAGCGTCGAGATGGAAGAGAGCAGCCAAGAGGATTGGGTTCCCCTGCGCCTCCTTCTCCATCGATCCCACCCCCACTCGCCGCCCATCAAAAACC ATCTCGTGCTCCGCGGTGAGTGTAGCGGGAGACAAGACAGGAGAAAAACCGGAGGAATCAGGACCCACCACCATGTCTGATAAG AGTCTATGTGCAATATGTCTGGAGCCTCTCAGCAGCAGCAGTGGTGGTGGAGGTGGTGGCAGCGATGACGGCGATGAGAGCGGTGGTCAAGCAATCTTCACAGCCCAGTGCATGCATGCTTTTCACTTCGTGTGCATCGCATCCAACGTCCGGCATGGTAGCGTCACGTGCCCCATCTGTCGAGCTCACTGGTCCCTCCTCCCGCGCGATCTTACCATCCCCGCCTCCCACAATACGGATCCCATCATCCGCATCCTTGACGACTCCATTGCCACATCCCGCATCAACCGCCGCTCCTCCATCCGCACCACCCGCTATGATGACGATGACCCCATCGACCCGGACACCATCACCGAATCCACCCACCCTCGCCTCCTTTTCACCCTCATCCCGGCCCCGGTTCCGTGCACCCACGGCCACGGCCACGGCCTCCACGGTCATTCTCCGTGCAGGCATTTGATGTCGCTGCACCATCAATACCACCATTTCACCAGCCCTTCTACTTCCGTGGTTCCACCGGCTACTTCGCCATGCAAGCAGAAGAGAGTCTATCTCTCGGTGAAGCTATCGCACCAACAAGCCACCGATCTCGTCCTGGTGGCGAGCCCCAACGGGCCTCATCTGAGGCTCCTCAAACAGTCCATGGCCCTTGTGGTCTTCTCGCTGCGTGCTGTGGATCGGTTGGCCATCGTCACCAACTCGGCTGCCGCCACCCGTGCCTTCCCGATGAGGCGGATGACGTCGCATGGAAAGCGGTCGGCTCTTCAGGTCATCGATCGCCTCTACTACCTGGGTGAAGCCGACCCAGATGAAGGGCTTCGCAAGGGGATCAGGATCCTCGAGGACCGGGCGTACCGGAATCCACTCTCATGCATCCTCCACCTTTCGGACAGTCCTACCCGAGCCAATGATCTACAGGTCGCCATCCCAATCCACCGGTTCCATGTTGGATTCGGGTTTGGGATGTCAAATGGGTTTGTGATGCACGAGTTCGAAGAGTTCTTGGTAAGATTGCTTGGAGGCGCGGTGAGAGAGACCCAAGTGAGGATAGGAGGGGAGGGAGGAGTGGTGAGGCTTGGAGAGCTGAGGGGTGGGGAAGAAAGAAGGATTCCATTGGATTTGATGGGTGATTGTGGGTTCATCACCGTTGGTTATAGCTTCATCGAAGGAGGAGCGGATGAGAGGCTGAAGACGGGGGAGGTGGTGGTAGGGATAGGGGAGAAGAGTGAAAGAAGCCATGGTGGTTGTGAGCTGGGAGGGAGAGATCTGAGCATTGGAGGGAGGAGGAGCAGCTGTGTTGAGCGATGGGATTACCTCGACCCGTTCATGGCTCGAAGATGGGCGAAGCATCTGCATGGATACAAGGCTTGA
- the LOC105060603 gene encoding uncharacterized protein isoform X1, with protein sequence MFTEGLDEKAINWINQGSDADPQPRSPLIEKYPLDSVSNQPLIYKSNNFLSPKVLPPVKFHSGLLGPRPDLCDSEDDESVASVPEDSYVNYSDTFEEDGLASSDSDLFEKPKNQSYEDEIDSSVVLSHELTRGSDSTLQRTLLRGLSKENLRVEVERHVTCTYGARRIADRSSISGDIAHNHEQDGFPSSHDYPFKESTVQRFQEVGTPSAPPIEGHGGGGSNTDIEVGTKLNFESIEVRPDLGTESQKVDEVPARSISGERDVQMPSWQTNLAAQIPSYTTSVRSAWQTFIAYDACFRLCLNAWARNCMEAPEFLRDECMALRNAFGLQKYLLQPHGLIQEEGRHADNKEVTCTMKGRKVIGQIEVEVKKIRIIPQRKKLRATSSYRSIYMQVGVEYVRHVSTMLKSHINSLKATSFPVSPEEVLSCFLQLKSSSEDALAGSNSQVCLKPGTGDSHVFYPESQADALLVEVQDINTVKQGHAIIQMSSLIDSHQGEIIRWWPLYQDDHGCVGNVQLSICISGPSDKISGAKGGPVVETVIYDLVLEAATRAQHLHPKNLHINGAWRWLLNEFADYYGVSEAYTKLRYLSYIMNIATPTKDCLELIYELLLPIIRARDEKILTRQERSILLDCEEQIKMLLATTFENYKSLDDLSPTGLTDMFDPILESAAPALIPAVQIFTLLHDILSHEAQNILRNYLQTAAAKRCRRHMADTDEFMSGNSDGLYTDSVTISTAYLKMKTLCINISNEIQADIKIHNQHILPSSIDLPNIAASLYSIELCKRLRGFLSACPPAKPSPHVTELLIAAADFERNLDSWNIRPVHGGVVSKDLFHNYIMVWIQDARLHFLELCKAEKVACSGISTICSTSPFVETMYDQIKESLLEYQVVINRWPQYLLSLESVVADIERAIMKTLEKQYNDVLMPLKDGIPKILEKQVQKLTRRHSTAVYLVPSQLGTFLCTVKRILEILHCRVEDVLKSWALFLRPGDGNPIFGEQMNGITVMLRKKYKKYMQAIVEKLVSNAQATRNTRLKKILEETKEAEGGADIRERMQALCLQITDSIHNLHDVFSSRIFVAICRGFWDRMGQIVLSFLESRKENKVWYRGSDYALGIIDDIFASEMQKLQGNSLQDKDLDPPRSVVEARSILC encoded by the exons ATGTTCACCGAAGGGCTGGACGAGAAGGCAATCAACTGGATCAACCAG GGATCTGATGCTGATCCACAGCCTCGTTCTCCTCTGATAGAGAAATATCCCCTGGATTCGGTGTCGAATCAACCCTTGATATACAAAAGCAATAACTTTTTATCACCAAAAGTTTTGCCACCAGTAAAATTCCATTCTGGTTTGCTAGGGCCTCGCCCTGACTTATGTGATTCAGAAGATGATGAGAGTGTGGCTTCCGTTCCAGAAGACTCCTATGTGAATTATTCCGACACTTTTGAGGAGGATGGTTTAGCCTCTAGTGACTCTGACCTGTTTGAGAAGCCAAAGAACCAAAGTTATGAGGACGAGATCGATTCCAGTGTAGTATTGAGCCACGAGCTGACAAGAGGATCAGACAGCACACTTCAGAGAACATTGCTGCGTGGACTTTCCAAGGAGAATTTGAGAGTTGAAGTGGAAAGACATGTCACATGTACTTATGGTGCTAGGAGGATTGCTGATAGAAGTTCCATCTCAGGTGATATCGCTCATAATCATGAGCAAGATGGGTTCCCCAGTTCACAT GATTATCCTTTTAAAGAATCTACGGTGCAGAGGTTTCAAGAAGTAGGAACACCCAGTGCACCTCCCATTGAGGGACATGGAGGAGGAGGAAGTAACACAGATATAGAGG TTGGAACAAAGTTGAATTTTGAGAGCATTGAGGTCCGACCAGATCTGGGAACAGAGTCGCAGAAAGTTGATGAGGTGCCCGCAAG ATCCATTTCTGGAGAGAGGGATGTGCAGATGCCTTCTTGGCAAACAAATTTGGCTGCTCAGATACCAAGCTACACTACCAG TGTTCGGAGCGCTTGGCAAACTTTTATAGCTTACGATGCATGCTTCCGGCTGTGTCTCAATGCATGGGCAAGGAACTGTATGGAGGCTCCAGAATTCCTTCGAGATGAATGCATGGCTCTGCGCAATGCCTTCGG ATTACAGAAGTATTTATTGCAACCTCATGGTCTAATTCAGGAGGAAGGAAGGCATGCTGATAACAAAGAAGTAACTTGCACTATGAAAGGGAGGAAGGTGATCGGACAGATTGAGGTGGAAG TGAAAAAAATTCGCATCATACCTCAAAGAAAAAAGCTTCGGGCCACGTCTTCTTATAGATCTATATATATGCAAGTCGGAGTTGAATATGTTAGACATGTCTCTACAATGTTGAAAAGTCACATTAATTCATTGAAAGCAACTTCATTTCCAGTTTCACCTGAAG AAGTTTTATCATGCTTCTTACAGTTGAAAAGCTCCAGTGAAGATGCACTTGCAGGCTCCAATTCTCAAGTCTGCTTGAAACCTGGAACTGGTGATTCTCATGTCTT TTATCCAGAGAGTCAAGCAGATGCTCTTCTGGTAGAGGTCCAGGATATCAACACGGTTAAACAGGGCCATGCAATAATTCAAATGTCATCGTTGATCGATAGTCAT CAGGGAGAAATAATAAGGTGGTGGCCATTATACCAAGATGATCATGGATGTGTAGGAAATGTTCAGCTCTCCATCTGTATTTCTGGTCCATCTGACAAGATAAGCGGTGCAAAG GGAGGCCCTGTCGTGGAAACAGTCATATATGATCTAGTATTGGAGGCAGCAACACGAGCACAGCatcttcatccaaaaaatttgcaCATAAATGGTGCATGGAGGTGGCTTTTGAATGAATTTGCTGACTATTATGGAGTATCTGAGGCATATACAAAGCTAAG GTATCTTTCATACATCATGAATATTGCAACACCAACAAAGGATTGTCTAGAGCTCATTTATGAGCTGCTCTTGCCCATCATAAGGGCTCGTGATGAAAAGATTCTAACAAGACAAGAG AGAAGCATATTATTAGATTGTGAAGAACAAATCAAGATGCTACTAGCAACCACATTTGAAAATTACAAGTCATTAGATGACCTCTCGCCTACAGGACTGACAGACATGTTTGATCCAATACTGGAATCTGCTGCACCAGCTTTAATTCCTGCTGTGCAAATATTTACCCTTCTGCATGACATTCTCTCTCACGAAGCTCAAAATATACTGAGAAACTATTTGCAG ACTGCAGCTGCAAAGAGATGTAGGCGACATATGGCAGACACTGATGAGTTCATGTCAGGCAACTCCGATGGACTATACACAGATTCAGTGACCATATCCACAGCTTATCTCAAAATGAAAACTTTATGTATAAACATTAGCAATGAGATTCAGGCAGATATCAAGATTCACAATCAGCATATACTTCCCAG TTCCATTGATCTGCCAAATATAGCTGCTTCTCTTTATAGCATTGAGCTCTGCAAAAGGCTTAGAGGCTTTCTTTCTGCTTGCCCTCCAGCCAAGCCCTCACCGCATGTGACAGAACTGTTGATTGCAGCAGCTGATTTTGAAAGAAATCTTGACTCATGGAATATCAG GCCAGTGCATGGAGGGGTAGTTTCAAAAGATTTATTCCATAACTACATAATGGTTTGGATTCAAGATGCCCGACTGCACTTTCTTGAACTTTGCAAGGCAGagaag GTAGCATGCTCTGGAATATCAACAATTTGCTCAACATCACCATTTGTTGAGACTATgtatgatcaaatcaaggagaGTTTACTTGAGTATCAGGTGGTAATCAATAGGTGGCCTCAATACTTGCTGAGCTTAGAAAGT GTTGTTGCTGACATTGAACGGGCAATTATGAAAACGCTAGAGAAGCAATACAATGATGTCCTGATGCCTTTGAAAGATGGTATCCCAAAAATACTTGAAAAGCAAGTGCAAAAGTTGACAAGGCGACACTCTACTGCAGTTTATCTCGTTCCCAGTCAA TTGGGAACTTTTCTGTGTACCGTGAAAAGAATACTGGAGATATTGCACTGCAGAGTTGAGGATGTTTTAAAATCTTGGGCATTATTTTTGAGACCTGGTGACGGCAATCCAATTTTTGGAGAGCAGATGAATGGAATTACTGTGATGTTGAGGAAAAAATACAAGAAATATATGCAAGCCATCGTGGAGAAGCTTGTCAGCAAT GCGCAAGCTACCCGAAACACGAGGCTTAAGAAAattcttgaagaaacaaaagaggCTGAGGGTGGAGCTGATATTCGAGAGAGGATGCAGGCCCTGTGTTTGCAGATAACAGATTCAATACACAATCTGCACGACGTCTTTTCCAGCAGGATTTTTGTAGCAATTTGCCGTGGTTTTTGGGATAGAATGGGACag ATTGTATTGAGCTTTCTTGAGAGCCGAAAAGAGAACAAAGTCTGGTACAGAGGATCTGATTATGCTCTGGGG ATTATAGATGATATCTTTGCTTCAGAAATGCAGAAATTGCAAGGGAACTCTCTTCAGGATAAAGACTTGGATCCGCCTCGTTCAGTAGTTGAGGCCCGCTCTATTCTCTGCTGA
- the LOC105060603 gene encoding uncharacterized protein isoform X2: MFTEGLDEKAINWINQGSDADPQPRSPLIEKYPLDSVSNQPLIYKSNNFLSPKVLPPVKFHSGLLGPRPDLCDSEDDESVASVPEDSYVNYSDTFEEDGLASSDSDLFEKPKNQSYEDEIDSSVVLSHELTRGSDSTLQRTLLRGLSKENLRVEVERHVTCTYGARRIADRSSISGDIAHNHEQDGFPSSHDYPFKESTVQRFQEVGTPSAPPIEGHGGGGSNTDIEVGTKLNFESIEVRPDLGTESQKVDEVPARSISGERDVQMPSWQTNLAAQIPSYTTSVRSAWQTFIAYDACFRLCLNAWARNCMEAPEFLRDECMALRNAFGLQKYLLQPHGLIQEEGRHADNKEVTCTMKGRKVIGQIEVEVKKIRIIPQRKKLRATSSYRSIYMQVGVEYVRHVSTMLKSHINSLKATSFPVSPEEVLSCFLQLKSSSEDALAGSNSQVCLKPGTGDSHVFYPESQADALLVEVQDINTVKQGHAIIQMSSLIDSHGEIIRWWPLYQDDHGCVGNVQLSICISGPSDKISGAKGGPVVETVIYDLVLEAATRAQHLHPKNLHINGAWRWLLNEFADYYGVSEAYTKLRYLSYIMNIATPTKDCLELIYELLLPIIRARDEKILTRQERSILLDCEEQIKMLLATTFENYKSLDDLSPTGLTDMFDPILESAAPALIPAVQIFTLLHDILSHEAQNILRNYLQTAAAKRCRRHMADTDEFMSGNSDGLYTDSVTISTAYLKMKTLCINISNEIQADIKIHNQHILPSSIDLPNIAASLYSIELCKRLRGFLSACPPAKPSPHVTELLIAAADFERNLDSWNIRPVHGGVVSKDLFHNYIMVWIQDARLHFLELCKAEKVACSGISTICSTSPFVETMYDQIKESLLEYQVVINRWPQYLLSLESVVADIERAIMKTLEKQYNDVLMPLKDGIPKILEKQVQKLTRRHSTAVYLVPSQLGTFLCTVKRILEILHCRVEDVLKSWALFLRPGDGNPIFGEQMNGITVMLRKKYKKYMQAIVEKLVSNAQATRNTRLKKILEETKEAEGGADIRERMQALCLQITDSIHNLHDVFSSRIFVAICRGFWDRMGQIVLSFLESRKENKVWYRGSDYALGIIDDIFASEMQKLQGNSLQDKDLDPPRSVVEARSILC; this comes from the exons ATGTTCACCGAAGGGCTGGACGAGAAGGCAATCAACTGGATCAACCAG GGATCTGATGCTGATCCACAGCCTCGTTCTCCTCTGATAGAGAAATATCCCCTGGATTCGGTGTCGAATCAACCCTTGATATACAAAAGCAATAACTTTTTATCACCAAAAGTTTTGCCACCAGTAAAATTCCATTCTGGTTTGCTAGGGCCTCGCCCTGACTTATGTGATTCAGAAGATGATGAGAGTGTGGCTTCCGTTCCAGAAGACTCCTATGTGAATTATTCCGACACTTTTGAGGAGGATGGTTTAGCCTCTAGTGACTCTGACCTGTTTGAGAAGCCAAAGAACCAAAGTTATGAGGACGAGATCGATTCCAGTGTAGTATTGAGCCACGAGCTGACAAGAGGATCAGACAGCACACTTCAGAGAACATTGCTGCGTGGACTTTCCAAGGAGAATTTGAGAGTTGAAGTGGAAAGACATGTCACATGTACTTATGGTGCTAGGAGGATTGCTGATAGAAGTTCCATCTCAGGTGATATCGCTCATAATCATGAGCAAGATGGGTTCCCCAGTTCACAT GATTATCCTTTTAAAGAATCTACGGTGCAGAGGTTTCAAGAAGTAGGAACACCCAGTGCACCTCCCATTGAGGGACATGGAGGAGGAGGAAGTAACACAGATATAGAGG TTGGAACAAAGTTGAATTTTGAGAGCATTGAGGTCCGACCAGATCTGGGAACAGAGTCGCAGAAAGTTGATGAGGTGCCCGCAAG ATCCATTTCTGGAGAGAGGGATGTGCAGATGCCTTCTTGGCAAACAAATTTGGCTGCTCAGATACCAAGCTACACTACCAG TGTTCGGAGCGCTTGGCAAACTTTTATAGCTTACGATGCATGCTTCCGGCTGTGTCTCAATGCATGGGCAAGGAACTGTATGGAGGCTCCAGAATTCCTTCGAGATGAATGCATGGCTCTGCGCAATGCCTTCGG ATTACAGAAGTATTTATTGCAACCTCATGGTCTAATTCAGGAGGAAGGAAGGCATGCTGATAACAAAGAAGTAACTTGCACTATGAAAGGGAGGAAGGTGATCGGACAGATTGAGGTGGAAG TGAAAAAAATTCGCATCATACCTCAAAGAAAAAAGCTTCGGGCCACGTCTTCTTATAGATCTATATATATGCAAGTCGGAGTTGAATATGTTAGACATGTCTCTACAATGTTGAAAAGTCACATTAATTCATTGAAAGCAACTTCATTTCCAGTTTCACCTGAAG AAGTTTTATCATGCTTCTTACAGTTGAAAAGCTCCAGTGAAGATGCACTTGCAGGCTCCAATTCTCAAGTCTGCTTGAAACCTGGAACTGGTGATTCTCATGTCTT TTATCCAGAGAGTCAAGCAGATGCTCTTCTGGTAGAGGTCCAGGATATCAACACGGTTAAACAGGGCCATGCAATAATTCAAATGTCATCGTTGATCGATAGTCAT GGAGAAATAATAAGGTGGTGGCCATTATACCAAGATGATCATGGATGTGTAGGAAATGTTCAGCTCTCCATCTGTATTTCTGGTCCATCTGACAAGATAAGCGGTGCAAAG GGAGGCCCTGTCGTGGAAACAGTCATATATGATCTAGTATTGGAGGCAGCAACACGAGCACAGCatcttcatccaaaaaatttgcaCATAAATGGTGCATGGAGGTGGCTTTTGAATGAATTTGCTGACTATTATGGAGTATCTGAGGCATATACAAAGCTAAG GTATCTTTCATACATCATGAATATTGCAACACCAACAAAGGATTGTCTAGAGCTCATTTATGAGCTGCTCTTGCCCATCATAAGGGCTCGTGATGAAAAGATTCTAACAAGACAAGAG AGAAGCATATTATTAGATTGTGAAGAACAAATCAAGATGCTACTAGCAACCACATTTGAAAATTACAAGTCATTAGATGACCTCTCGCCTACAGGACTGACAGACATGTTTGATCCAATACTGGAATCTGCTGCACCAGCTTTAATTCCTGCTGTGCAAATATTTACCCTTCTGCATGACATTCTCTCTCACGAAGCTCAAAATATACTGAGAAACTATTTGCAG ACTGCAGCTGCAAAGAGATGTAGGCGACATATGGCAGACACTGATGAGTTCATGTCAGGCAACTCCGATGGACTATACACAGATTCAGTGACCATATCCACAGCTTATCTCAAAATGAAAACTTTATGTATAAACATTAGCAATGAGATTCAGGCAGATATCAAGATTCACAATCAGCATATACTTCCCAG TTCCATTGATCTGCCAAATATAGCTGCTTCTCTTTATAGCATTGAGCTCTGCAAAAGGCTTAGAGGCTTTCTTTCTGCTTGCCCTCCAGCCAAGCCCTCACCGCATGTGACAGAACTGTTGATTGCAGCAGCTGATTTTGAAAGAAATCTTGACTCATGGAATATCAG GCCAGTGCATGGAGGGGTAGTTTCAAAAGATTTATTCCATAACTACATAATGGTTTGGATTCAAGATGCCCGACTGCACTTTCTTGAACTTTGCAAGGCAGagaag GTAGCATGCTCTGGAATATCAACAATTTGCTCAACATCACCATTTGTTGAGACTATgtatgatcaaatcaaggagaGTTTACTTGAGTATCAGGTGGTAATCAATAGGTGGCCTCAATACTTGCTGAGCTTAGAAAGT GTTGTTGCTGACATTGAACGGGCAATTATGAAAACGCTAGAGAAGCAATACAATGATGTCCTGATGCCTTTGAAAGATGGTATCCCAAAAATACTTGAAAAGCAAGTGCAAAAGTTGACAAGGCGACACTCTACTGCAGTTTATCTCGTTCCCAGTCAA TTGGGAACTTTTCTGTGTACCGTGAAAAGAATACTGGAGATATTGCACTGCAGAGTTGAGGATGTTTTAAAATCTTGGGCATTATTTTTGAGACCTGGTGACGGCAATCCAATTTTTGGAGAGCAGATGAATGGAATTACTGTGATGTTGAGGAAAAAATACAAGAAATATATGCAAGCCATCGTGGAGAAGCTTGTCAGCAAT GCGCAAGCTACCCGAAACACGAGGCTTAAGAAAattcttgaagaaacaaaagaggCTGAGGGTGGAGCTGATATTCGAGAGAGGATGCAGGCCCTGTGTTTGCAGATAACAGATTCAATACACAATCTGCACGACGTCTTTTCCAGCAGGATTTTTGTAGCAATTTGCCGTGGTTTTTGGGATAGAATGGGACag ATTGTATTGAGCTTTCTTGAGAGCCGAAAAGAGAACAAAGTCTGGTACAGAGGATCTGATTATGCTCTGGGG ATTATAGATGATATCTTTGCTTCAGAAATGCAGAAATTGCAAGGGAACTCTCTTCAGGATAAAGACTTGGATCCGCCTCGTTCAGTAGTTGAGGCCCGCTCTATTCTCTGCTGA